One stretch of Stanieria cyanosphaera PCC 7437 DNA includes these proteins:
- a CDS encoding type II toxin-antitoxin system TacA family antitoxin, protein MSSSTKNDARVTARIPQQIKETLEQAAILSGATLNQFIVGAALKEAQQILEADRAIALSQKDAEKVFSLLENPPTPNEKLKAAAAKHRAFFHETH, encoded by the coding sequence ATGTCTAGTAGCACTAAAAACGATGCTCGCGTAACGGCGAGGATTCCTCAACAAATCAAGGAAACTCTAGAACAAGCTGCTATTTTATCTGGTGCAACCTTAAATCAGTTTATTGTGGGAGCAGCCCTGAAAGAAGCCCAGCAAATTTTAGAAGCAGACAGAGCGATCGCGCTATCTCAAAAAGATGCAGAGAAGGTATTTTCGCTCTTAGAAAATCCCCCAACCCCTAATGAAAAATTGAAAGCTGCTGCTGCCAAACATAGAGCATTTTTTCATGAAACTCATTGA
- a CDS encoding GNAT family N-acetyltransferase — MKLIELLDVSHDRDNFDCGSEPLNRYLQQTARQHNTKGIARTFVLIDSEQPQTIIGFFTLALCEIRAQELPNKWSKKYPSTIAGVKLARLAVAKTSQRQGIGEILMVEAMKRALIIADNAGVIGLFVDAKDEAAKEYYHRYDFISLEDNPLKMFLPLATIREIL; from the coding sequence ATGAAACTCATTGAATTGCTCGATGTTTCTCACGATCGCGATAATTTTGATTGCGGTAGTGAACCTCTCAATCGTTATCTCCAGCAAACAGCCAGACAACACAATACAAAAGGAATCGCTCGTACTTTTGTTTTAATAGATTCAGAGCAACCTCAGACAATAATTGGTTTTTTTACTTTAGCTCTTTGTGAAATTCGCGCCCAAGAATTACCGAATAAGTGGAGTAAGAAATATCCTTCTACAATTGCAGGAGTAAAATTAGCCCGATTGGCAGTGGCTAAAACTTCTCAACGTCAAGGAATTGGCGAGATTTTGATGGTAGAAGCCATGAAACGAGCCTTAATCATTGCCGATAATGCGGGAGTTATCGGCTTGTTTGTCGATGCCAAAGATGAAGCAGCAAAAGAATATTACCATCGGTATGATTTCATTAGTCTTGAAGACAATCCTTTGAAAATGTTTTTGCCACTAGCAACAATTAGAGAAATTCTCTAA
- a CDS encoding WD40 repeat domain-containing protein, whose product MILLATLNGHTRSVHNVVFSPDGQIFASSSYDRTVRLWNREGELLATLNGHTDFVENVVFSPDGQTIASISGDKTVKLWSLDLDDVLTRGCDWAQDYLSNNPNVSESDRHICD is encoded by the coding sequence TTGATATTACTCGCTACTCTTAATGGTCATACTAGGTCGGTTCATAACGTAGTGTTTAGTCCAGATGGACAAATTTTTGCTTCTTCTAGTTACGATAGAACAGTAAGACTCTGGAATAGAGAAGGAGAATTACTCGCTACTCTTAATGGTCATACTGATTTTGTCGAGAACGTAGTATTCAGCCCCGACGGTCAAACTATTGCTTCTATTAGTGGTGATAAAACAGTCAAACTTTGGAGTTTAGATTTAGATGATGTACTCACACGAGGTTGTGACTGGGCGCAAGACTACTTAAGCAATAACCCCAACGTTAGCGAAAGCGATCGCCATATCTGCGATTAA
- a CDS encoding 4a-hydroxytetrahydrobiopterin dehydratase, whose protein sequence is MTELLEQKCVPCTGSLPPATEEEIKRYKTQIPDWNVIETDGELHLQRVYQLPDFQSALAFTNLVGEIAEAEGHHPALLTEWGKVTVTWWTHAIGGLHHNDFIMAAKTDLLFKEL, encoded by the coding sequence ATGACCGAATTACTAGAACAAAAATGCGTTCCCTGTACGGGAAGTTTGCCTCCAGCTACAGAAGAAGAAATTAAGAGATATAAAACTCAAATTCCCGACTGGAATGTGATTGAGACTGACGGGGAATTACATTTGCAAAGAGTTTATCAGTTACCTGATTTTCAAAGCGCATTAGCTTTTACTAACCTGGTAGGAGAAATTGCCGAGGCAGAAGGACATCATCCTGCGTTACTTACGGAATGGGGGAAAGTTACCGTTACCTGGTGGACTCACGCCATTGGAGGACTTCATCATAATGATTTTATTATGGCAGCCAAAACCGATCTTTTATTCAAAGAACTTTAA
- the psb34 gene encoding photosystem II assembly protein Psb34, whose amino-acid sequence MYTTQLDNGTLNNYAVEPKMTYQEYPTVWEQKNYLKQGAIAAFLVTALVLISFAIS is encoded by the coding sequence ATGTATACCACTCAATTAGACAACGGAACTCTTAACAACTACGCTGTTGAACCTAAAATGACCTATCAAGAATATCCAACAGTATGGGAACAAAAAAACTATCTCAAACAAGGAGCGATCGCTGCTTTCCTCGTTACAGCATTAGTTTTAATTTCCTTTGCAATCAGCTAA
- the pgr5 gene encoding cyclic electron transport protein PGR5, giving the protein MFAPMVVLVRNRLGKTKFDRLRGKAIAKHSQVITAVCNRLGIERTTRQNLIRTARDNGKKLGLLA; this is encoded by the coding sequence ATGTTTGCACCAATGGTAGTTTTGGTTCGTAATCGTTTGGGTAAAACTAAGTTCGATCGGCTTCGCGGTAAAGCGATAGCGAAACACTCTCAAGTCATTACGGCGGTTTGTAATCGCCTTGGTATTGAAAGAACAACTAGACAAAACTTAATTAGAACTGCTCGCGACAATGGCAAAAAGTTAGGTTTACTTGCTTAA